The proteins below come from a single Panulirus ornatus isolate Po-2019 chromosome 15, ASM3632096v1, whole genome shotgun sequence genomic window:
- the LOC139753690 gene encoding uncharacterized protein isoform X1 yields MVMNTFRSKLRRRRDELFRRGSDESDEWQFVPFNPSVYPAINNNTLNNNTNLNGRSCSGGPEAPPTPKPALRPWYLQRASWHEGHPPIPPHGHGSEVKGYFPLPPCPEPSPPPLPPHGHDYPGSVPPWYGAQFHAAPMQYPASVPPGQVRPSPVVLRRAARGPAPSTDDPPPPPPPPPITGAPRPTSGGSRPNSGGSRPPSGGSRPSSGNFRGSRPSSGGSDIVDGVTISPEGPAPQVPPHGRPAVPPHITSPRSVMPGTVTATAPALPPPPNQPLPPPPVPAHATQGPSQAHATHPTSLNISPAKPDSLNLEHLTPFLAPLLSKETNEAEQEVSRDSPEYKTPVDQSPEYKSPCDCSDCYPGYRHGTQVLLPHPHRGSLEGYTCWTEVRERLYHWCQR; encoded by the exons ATGGTGATGAACACGTTCCGGTCCAAGTTGCGGCGGCGCCGCGACGAACTGTTCCGGCGAGGATCTGACGAGTCTGACGAGTGGCAGTTCGTGCCGTTCAACCCCTCTGTGTACCCggccatcaacaacaacaccctcaacaacaacacaaacctcAATGGCAGGTCGTGCTCGGGTGGGCCGGAGGCGCCTCCCACACCGAAGCCGGCCTTGCGTCCCTGGTATCTCCAGCGGGCGTCGTGGCACGAGGGTCACCCTCCGATACCGCCTCACGGCCACGGGTCCGAGGTGAAGGGTTACTTCCCTCTGCCACCCTGTCCCGAGCCATCTCCACCCCCTCTGCCTCCACACGGCCATGACTACCCCGGCTCCGTGCCACCCTGGTATGGAGCACAGTTCCATGCGGCTCCCATGCAATACCCGGCCTCGGTTCCTCCCGGTCAGGTCAGGCCCTCGCCAGTGGTTCTGCGTCGTGCTGCCCGTGGCCCAGCCCCCAGCACCGAcgacccaccaccgccaccgccaccaccacccatcaccggtGCTCCAAGGCCCACCAGCGGAGGCTCTAGGCCTAATAGTGGAGGGTCACGACCTCCCAGTGGAGGTTCTCGACCTTCCAGTGGTAATTTCAGAGGGTCACGCCCTTCCAGTGGAGGTTCGGATATTGTGGACGGCGTTACCATAAGCCCCGAGGGCCCAGCTCCTCAGGTACCACCACACGGGCGGCCGGCAgtgccacctcacatcaccagtcCCAGGAGCGTCATGCCTGGCACCGTGACTGCCACGGCACCTGCCTTACCCCCGCCCCCTAACCAGCCCCTGCCACCGCCGCCCGTGCCCGCCCACGCCACACAGGGTCCCTCTCAGGCCCACGCCACCCATCCCACCAGCCTGAACATTTCGCCGGCCAAGCCAGACAGCCTTAATCTAGAGCACTTGACACCATTCTTGGCACCGCTGCTCAGCAAGGAGACCAACGAGGCTGAGCAGGAGGTGTCCCGGGACTCCCCAGAGTACAAGACCCCTGTAGACCAGTCTCCGGAGTACAAGTCGCCCTGTGACTGTTCCGACTGCTACCCAG GCTACAGACATGGGACCCAGGTGCTGCTTCCCCACCCTCACAGAGGAAGCCTCGAGGGATACACCTGTTGGACGGAAGTGCGTGAACGACTCTACCATTGGTGTCAGCGTTGA
- the LOC139753690 gene encoding uncharacterized protein isoform X2, with translation MVMNTFRSKLRRRRDELFRRGSDESDEWQFVPFNPSVYPAINNNTLNNNTNLNGRSCSGGPEAPPTPKPALRPWYLQRASWHEGHPPIPPHGHGSEVKGYFPLPPCPEPSPPPLPPHGHDYPGSVPPWYGAQFHAAPMQYPASVPPGQVRPSPVVLRRAARGPAPSTDDPPPPPPPPPITGAPRPTSGGSRPNSGGSRPPSGGSRPSSGNFRGSRPSSGGSDIVDGVTISPEGPAPQVPPHGRPAVPPHITSPRSVMPGTVTATAPALPPPPNQPLPPPPVPAHATQGPSQAHATHPTSLNISPAKPDSLNLEHLTPFLAPLLSKETNEAEQEVSRDSPEYKTPVDQSPEYKSPCDCSDCYPDFNNKASR, from the exons ATGGTGATGAACACGTTCCGGTCCAAGTTGCGGCGGCGCCGCGACGAACTGTTCCGGCGAGGATCTGACGAGTCTGACGAGTGGCAGTTCGTGCCGTTCAACCCCTCTGTGTACCCggccatcaacaacaacaccctcaacaacaacacaaacctcAATGGCAGGTCGTGCTCGGGTGGGCCGGAGGCGCCTCCCACACCGAAGCCGGCCTTGCGTCCCTGGTATCTCCAGCGGGCGTCGTGGCACGAGGGTCACCCTCCGATACCGCCTCACGGCCACGGGTCCGAGGTGAAGGGTTACTTCCCTCTGCCACCCTGTCCCGAGCCATCTCCACCCCCTCTGCCTCCACACGGCCATGACTACCCCGGCTCCGTGCCACCCTGGTATGGAGCACAGTTCCATGCGGCTCCCATGCAATACCCGGCCTCGGTTCCTCCCGGTCAGGTCAGGCCCTCGCCAGTGGTTCTGCGTCGTGCTGCCCGTGGCCCAGCCCCCAGCACCGAcgacccaccaccgccaccgccaccaccacccatcaccggtGCTCCAAGGCCCACCAGCGGAGGCTCTAGGCCTAATAGTGGAGGGTCACGACCTCCCAGTGGAGGTTCTCGACCTTCCAGTGGTAATTTCAGAGGGTCACGCCCTTCCAGTGGAGGTTCGGATATTGTGGACGGCGTTACCATAAGCCCCGAGGGCCCAGCTCCTCAGGTACCACCACACGGGCGGCCGGCAgtgccacctcacatcaccagtcCCAGGAGCGTCATGCCTGGCACCGTGACTGCCACGGCACCTGCCTTACCCCCGCCCCCTAACCAGCCCCTGCCACCGCCGCCCGTGCCCGCCCACGCCACACAGGGTCCCTCTCAGGCCCACGCCACCCATCCCACCAGCCTGAACATTTCGCCGGCCAAGCCAGACAGCCTTAATCTAGAGCACTTGACACCATTCTTGGCACCGCTGCTCAGCAAGGAGACCAACGAGGCTGAGCAGGAGGTGTCCCGGGACTCCCCAGAGTACAAGACCCCTGTAGACCAGTCTCCGGAGTACAAGTCGCCCTGTGACTGTTCCGACTGCTACCCAG ACTTCAACAATAAAGCGTCTCGTTAG